A window from Mycobacterium saskatchewanense encodes these proteins:
- the zapE gene encoding cell division protein ZapE, which translates to MGPIAARRYSAGMHGSTSGRVARLVDRHPTVSPERLIAQLRPPPTFADVSFTTYRPDPAEPTQAAAVTACEDFCREAVERRAGRRKLFGKRAVLPGVGLYLDGGFGVGKTHLLASAYYQLPGDGPGAAGAPTPKAFATFGELTQLAGVFGYAECIELLADYTAVCIDEFELDDPGNTTLISRLLSSLVERGVSVAATSNTLPEQLGEGRFAAQDFLREINTLASIFTTVRIEGPDYRHRGLPPAPQPLSDVEVGARAARTPGATLDDFDALCAHLATMHPSRYLTLIEGVTAVFVTGVHGLDDQNVALRVVSLTDRLYDAGIPVAASGAPLDTIFSAEMLAGGYRKKYLRAISRLLALTAQAREP; encoded by the coding sequence ATGGGACCGATTGCAGCACGGCGCTACAGTGCGGGCATGCACGGGTCCACTTCCGGCCGCGTGGCGCGTCTGGTGGATCGGCATCCGACTGTGTCCCCCGAACGGCTGATCGCGCAGTTGCGCCCCCCGCCCACGTTCGCCGACGTGAGTTTCACGACGTATCGGCCCGACCCGGCGGAGCCGACGCAGGCGGCCGCGGTGACGGCGTGCGAGGACTTCTGCCGGGAGGCCGTGGAGCGGCGGGCGGGCCGCCGGAAACTCTTCGGCAAGCGGGCCGTGTTGCCCGGGGTCGGGCTATACCTGGACGGCGGGTTCGGCGTGGGCAAGACGCACCTGCTGGCGTCGGCCTACTACCAATTGCCCGGCGACGGGCCGGGGGCGGCCGGGGCCCCGACACCCAAGGCGTTCGCGACGTTCGGGGAGCTGACCCAGCTCGCGGGGGTGTTCGGCTACGCGGAATGCATTGAGCTGCTGGCCGATTACACCGCGGTGTGCATCGACGAGTTCGAGCTCGATGACCCGGGCAACACGACGCTGATCTCGCGCCTGCTCTCGTCGCTGGTCGAGCGCGGGGTGTCGGTGGCCGCGACCTCGAACACTCTGCCTGAGCAGCTCGGCGAGGGCCGCTTCGCCGCCCAGGATTTCCTGCGTGAAATCAACACGCTGGCAAGCATTTTCACCACCGTGCGGATAGAGGGCCCCGATTACCGGCACCGCGGCCTGCCGCCGGCGCCGCAGCCGTTGTCGGACGTGGAGGTGGGGGCGCGCGCCGCCCGAACCCCGGGCGCGACGCTCGACGACTTCGACGCGTTGTGCGCGCACCTCGCCACCATGCACCCGTCGCGCTATCTCACCCTGATCGAGGGTGTGACCGCCGTCTTCGTCACCGGCGTGCACGGCCTCGACGACCAGAACGTGGCGCTGCGGGTGGTGTCGCTGACCGATCGGCTCTACGACGCCGGCATCCCGGTGGCGGCGTCCGGGGCACCGCTGGACACCATCTTCAGCGCCGAGATGCTGGCCGGCGGATACCGAAAGAAGTACTTGCGGGCCATCTCTCGGCTGCTGGCGCTCACCGCGCAAGCACGCGAACCATGA